One stretch of Lentimicrobiaceae bacterium DNA includes these proteins:
- the recN gene encoding DNA repair protein RecN: MIQKLYIENYILIKKLEIDFDSGFTCITGETGAGKSILLGAINLILGQRADTNTLLDPEQKCIVEAVFDIENYNLKGFFSANDIDFDNNTTIRREITPQNKSRAFINDTPVNLNVLRDLVENLVDIHSQFQTLKLQNNDFQIQLLDSYAQNSKLLTEYSNVFNKYTEKKLELKRKENEAELMLKEFEYNSFLFEEINALKLIPNEVDEIETELKQITHAEEVKTNLYQAINLLYENEDSVLNALQNIKNLTEQAGKYNDVILELSKRINSSHIELNDISSDLLKQVDNIYYDEDRHQLLTQRLNSIYNLLHKHKVQTTEQLIEIEKSLETSITNTNQLEDTIKNLKAEINSLYDEVSNLSEKLSESRKTASDSFEKQMLEILPNLGMKSASFSIEINILPEHNIYGKDEMSFLFSANKGHEVRELSKVASGGEISRLMLAIKSLSVEKKMLPTIIFDEIDAGISGEIATKAGMLMCKMAENKQIVAITHLPQIAGLADSHFKVYKIETGDMATTEIKKLNQTERINEIAGLISDGNITQTTIEAAKHLLTK, encoded by the coding sequence TTTATTGGGTGCAATTAATTTGATATTAGGGCAAAGAGCCGACACCAATACTTTGCTCGATCCTGAACAAAAATGCATTGTAGAAGCTGTTTTTGATATTGAAAATTATAATTTGAAAGGATTTTTTTCTGCCAACGATATTGATTTCGACAATAACACAACAATACGTAGAGAAATTACTCCGCAAAACAAGTCCAGAGCATTTATTAACGATACACCTGTAAACTTAAACGTATTGAGAGATTTGGTGGAAAATTTGGTAGATATACATTCGCAGTTTCAAACATTAAAACTTCAAAATAACGACTTCCAAATTCAGCTTTTGGACAGCTACGCTCAAAATTCAAAGCTACTTACAGAATATTCAAATGTATTTAATAAATACACCGAAAAAAAGTTGGAGCTAAAACGAAAAGAAAACGAAGCAGAGCTTATGCTCAAGGAGTTTGAATACAATAGTTTTTTGTTTGAAGAGATTAACGCCTTGAAACTTATTCCTAACGAAGTTGACGAAATAGAGACGGAACTAAAACAAATAACTCACGCCGAAGAAGTTAAGACAAACCTTTATCAGGCAATAAATCTGCTTTACGAGAACGAAGACAGTGTTTTAAATGCTTTGCAGAATATTAAAAACCTGACCGAACAAGCAGGCAAATACAACGATGTTATTTTGGAATTGTCAAAGCGAATAAATTCAAGTCATATAGAATTAAACGACATATCTTCCGATTTGCTTAAACAAGTCGATAATATTTATTACGACGAAGATAGACATCAGTTGCTAACTCAGCGTTTGAACAGTATTTACAATTTGCTGCACAAACATAAAGTACAAACAACCGAACAGCTCATTGAAATAGAAAAATCTCTTGAAACAAGCATTACAAACACCAATCAGCTCGAGGATACAATAAAGAATTTAAAAGCCGAAATAAATAGTTTGTACGATGAAGTTTCCAACCTTTCCGAAAAATTGTCGGAGAGTAGAAAAACTGCATCAGACAGTTTTGAAAAGCAAATGCTTGAAATATTGCCTAATTTGGGAATGAAATCGGCATCTTTTTCGATAGAAATCAATATTTTACCCGAACATAACATTTACGGAAAAGATGAAATGTCGTTTCTATTTTCGGCAAATAAAGGACACGAAGTTAGAGAACTAAGCAAAGTTGCATCGGGTGGTGAAATATCAAGACTTATGCTTGCAATAAAATCGCTTTCGGTTGAGAAAAAAATGTTGCCAACTATAATTTTCGATGAAATTGATGCGGGCATCTCAGGCGAGATAGCAACTAAAGCTGGAATGCTTATGTGCAAAATGGCTGAAAACAAACAAATTGTCGCGATTACGCACCTGCCACAAATTGCAGGTCTTGCCGATAGTCATTTTAAAGTGTATAAAATCGAAACTGGCGATATGGCTACAACTGAGATAAAAAAACTCAATCAGACCGAAAGAATTAACGAAATAGCCGGACTAATAAGCGACGGTAATATTACTCAAACTACAATTGAAGCAGCGAAACATCTGCTAACTAAATAA
- a CDS encoding SDR family oxidoreductase: MVTNLLKGKKGLIFGALNEKSIAWQVAEQCYEQGAELVLSNTESGLRMGDTDELAKKTNSIIVAADATSIPDLENLFNKTMEHFNGKIDFILHAIGMSPNVRRKIPYDDINYSNYLQTLDISAVSFHKVIQTAKKLDAINEWGSIVALTYVAAQRTLYEYNDMADAKAALESIARSFGYIYGKEKNVRINTVSQSPTRTTAISAVKGIYDLMDYAEVMSPLGNASAKECAQYCVTLFSDFTRKVTMQNLYHDGGFSSMGMSAEAMQMFNSNIDKD, translated from the coding sequence ATGGTAACTAACTTATTAAAAGGGAAAAAAGGACTTATTTTTGGAGCCTTGAACGAAAAATCAATAGCTTGGCAAGTTGCCGAGCAATGTTACGAACAAGGAGCCGAACTTGTGCTATCCAATACCGAATCCGGATTAAGAATGGGAGACACCGACGAACTTGCGAAAAAAACAAACTCCATAATTGTAGCTGCTGATGCTACTAGCATACCCGATTTGGAAAACTTGTTCAATAAAACTATGGAACATTTTAACGGGAAAATAGATTTTATTCTTCATGCTATCGGCATGTCGCCCAACGTAAGAAGGAAAATACCTTACGACGATATAAACTATTCCAACTATTTGCAAACTTTGGATATATCGGCTGTTTCGTTTCATAAAGTTATACAAACGGCAAAAAAATTGGATGCTATAAACGAGTGGGGTTCTATTGTTGCGCTTACTTACGTTGCCGCTCAACGAACATTGTACGAGTACAACGATATGGCTGATGCTAAAGCAGCTTTGGAAAGTATAGCCAGAAGTTTTGGATATATTTACGGCAAAGAAAAAAATGTTAGAATAAACACCGTTTCACAGTCGCCGACTCGTACCACTGCTATTAGTGCGGTTAAAGGAATATACGATCTTATGGATTATGCCGAAGTTATGTCGCCGCTTGGCAATGCTTCGGCTAAGGAATGTGCTCAATATTGCGTAACACTGTTCAGCGACTTTACCAGAAAGGTTACTATGCAAAACCTATATCACGACGGTGGCTTTTCCAGTATGGGAATGAGTGCCGAAGCAATGCAAATGTTCAATTCTAATATTGATAAAGACTAA